In the Aquimarina spinulae genome, TTTATAGTAAATCAAAAACTCCGCGACTGGGATGCTCCTGTACTAGATGGTAAGGAATTACCTCGAATAGCAGGTATTTCGTCGTTTGGAGCAGGAGGATCAAATGCTCATTTGATTATAGAAGAATATACAGATTCAGATGTATTTTCCTTCAATGGATCAGAATCAGATTTTATGATCCCTTTATCGGCCAAAAAGCCATTGCAATTAGAACAGAAGGTAAGAGATTTGCTGGATTTTATCCATTTTTCGATTGCATCAGGAGATTCTCTTGACCTGGGAGCTATGGCGTATACTTTTCAGGTAGGTCGGGAATCGATGGATGAACGTGTTGGTTTTATGGTTAGCTCTGTCGATGAGTTGACTCAAAAACTAGAATCTTACCTAAAAGATACAGATAATATAACAGGTATTTATCGCGGTCAGGTAAAACGTGACCGGGACTTGCTTTCGGGTTATACAACGGGAGGATTGGACATCGAACAAATGGTTCAACAATGGATAAAGGATAGAAATTATTCATTTGTGATAGAGGTATGGAGCAAAGGTCAGGATATTGACTGGCAGGAATTGTATCTAAATACTCATCCCAAACTGATTAGTCTACCTACCTATCCTTTTGCCAGAGAGCGATATTGGATAGATATAGTAGATACAAAAGCATCTGTACAAGGAAAAGTTACCTCAGTGCTTCACCCATTGCTGCATCGTAATATTTCTGATCTATCATATCAGATTTATAGTTCAACCTTTAGAGGGGACGAGTTTTATATCTCTGGTTCTCAGGACCGGGAACTTCCAGTATCGGTATATTTAGAAATGGCTCGGGCTGCGATAGCGGATTCCTTACCGAATAAGGAAAAATCTACTACCATTGAGTTTAGAGATATTGTTTGGATAGGCCCGTTATCCATCCAAGAGGATTTACGAGTAGATATCGCTTTGTTACCTCAAACCAAAGACATTATAAATTTTGAGATCTATGGCCAGGAAGGAGAAGAAGAATTGATCTATTGCCAGGGAAGTAGTATCGTATCTACTGAGTCATCTAAGGCTATTTTGGATATAGCTATGCTTAAGAAGCAAATAGGTAATGAAGGAATAAGAAGTGCTTATGGTCTTCCTTTATCAGAGGTTGTGAGTGTATATCACAATAGTACACAATTATTGATACAGTTAACTCTTCCAGAATCATTACCATCAAGTGAAGAAGCATATAGATTACACCCAATGATGCTAGAGAATGCACTTCAGTTGGGAAGTAGATTATTTTTTGGGGATGGCCAGTCTTTGACTCCTATGGGAATAGCTTCCTTAGAGGTAATTGATAGTTGTACCCGTGAGATGTTTGTTTGGCTTCGTCCTTCGAATCAAGCAGGTACCTTAGATATCGACTTGTGTAACAAACAAGGAGAAGTATGTGTTCAAGTTCGTGGAGTAGGCTATGAAGGAGAAGTTGAAATCCTGGAAGAAGCACCAGTTAGTGAGCACAAAGTATCCGAGGTATCATTACCTACTGAAGAAGTAATGATGCTACCAAAAGAACTCCCGATTCCTATACGAGTTTTACACACTACAGATGATACTATTATTTCTTCGGGTGAAGGTTTTGATAAAGTATCAGTTTCTAAACCTGCTAATATCTCACTCAAGTCACTTAATGCTATTAAGTCTGAAGATATACCTCCGAGAGTAACACCCAAAGCAAAGTTTACCCTTGACCATACTGCTGGGCATGCATTAGAAGCATCTAATGCTTCAAAGGCGATCTCTTCTATAAAATTATATGATAGGAGTCAGGGAGTTTACAGTCTTGATATTGATACAAAAACAGGCAATACACTTTCTAAAGAATTAATAGAAGAACTGGTGCATAGTCTTGATTATGTAAAAACCCTTCCGTTGTTAAAAGTATTGATAGTAAGAGGCACGGGTGAAACGTTCCTTCAAGGTGATCGGGAGGCTTATAATGAATCTATAACTCAAGGGCTTTACCAATCTATAGCATCTTTTCCTTATCCAATAATAGCAGAGATGCAGGGAGATGCCATGGGATCAGGTTTCTTACTGGGAGCTTTATGTGATTTTATGGTTTGTAGTGAGGAATCCCGATATAGTTATACAGATGTAACAGGTGGATTGTTTCCTGCTAGGAAAGAGGAATCTTTGTTTGGCGAACGTTTTGGAGATGTGCTTTCCAGAGATTTTTTATATCGTTTTGGAGTATCGACAGGGGCTACTTTAAAGAAAAGGGGTTGGAGTGTTCCGATTGTTGCTTCTAATAAAGTGAACCAATATACAGAGGATCTAGTCCGATCATTGAGTGAAAAGCCTGTAACTTCTCTTGGATTATTAAAGCAGCATCTTGGTCGTGATTTAGAGAAGCAAGTAGCAGGATTATTAAAGGTAAATACCTTTAAGATAGAAGATGAATTTACAGGATCTGATAATAGGATAACCACTCAATCCAAATATTTACAATTAGATGCTCCGGTATCTGGAGTGTTAAGTATTCGAATAGATACAGGAGATAAAAACTATAAACTAAAAACGCTTATTTCAGGATTAGAAGATATTCTAAAACAAGTAGGTGAGCTGGATTCTCATAAGATTCTTGTACTTAGCAGCACAGCTAAAGACTTTTTAAGTGTATCTAAATTGTCAAGCTCAGTAGAGGAAATCAAACAATTTCAAAATCTATTGATTAATGCTCCTGTTCCAGTGATAGCTGCTTTTGAAGGAAATGCTAGGGATATAGGTTGGCTGCTAGGTCAGTGTTGTGATGTTTGTATCTATCATACAGATGGGGTGTATTCAGCTTCGGGACTAGTTGGAGTTCCAGAATTAGGGAATTTATCACTTCCGTTTTTTGTTCGTGGGTTAGGAGATTATCTGGCTCAGGAGGTATTGCTTACCAGTAGGGAGTATAGTGGTTTAGAGCTACAACAGCAGATCGGTTCTGTACTGATTTCTGCAGACCCGATTACAGAGGCCTTAGATCAGGCTGGATATTGGTCATCGCTACCTATTGAAGTTATAAGAGATTGGAAAAAAGATCAGGGGGCAGCGACAAGATTAGTATTAGATAAGCTACCAACCTGGTTAGATAAAGAGAACAAAGATGCTGCAAAAAAGTTACCAGAGGTAGTAACAGCAATAGGGTTAACATCAGAAGTTATAAAGACTACTGTTCATCCAGAAGGAATAGTAGAGATAAAGATGCAAGACCGAGAGGCCAGGAATATGTTTTCAGATGCTTTTATAGAAGGAATGATAGAAGTCTTTGATCATATAGCAGCGTCTTCATTATACAAGGTGGTGATCTTAACGGGATATGATAGTTACTTTGCATCTGGTGGTACCAAAGAAAGTTTACTGGCAATCCAGAAAGGTAAGGCTAAATTTACAGATACGAAGATCTTTCAACTAGCTCTGGATTGCAATATTCCTGTAATTGCATCAATGCAGGGCCATGGTATTGGAGCAGGATGGTCTATGGGTATGTTTAGTGATTTCCCAATATTGAGTACAGAGAGTCATTATGTGAGTCCTTATATGAATTACGGATTTACTCCCGGGGCAGGCTCGACGTTGATTTTTCCTGAGCGTATAGGTTATGATCTTGCTCGTGGTACGTTGCTAACGGGAATAGAATATCCGGGTCAGGCATTAAAGAAAAAAGGAGTATCCTTACCGGTTGTTTCCCGTAAGGAGATTGGAGCGTTTGCATTTGCATTGGCCAGAGAATTAACACGTAATACACGCGGTAGTTTAATTGCTTTCAAACATCAGATGACCCGCGATATCAAAGATCATATAGAAGATATATGTGCACGAGAACTAACAATGCATGATGAGACTTTTGTAGGCCATTTAGATACTCTAGGCCTAATAGAAGATAACTTTAATACAACATCAAGTACAAAAAATCAACAACTCATTAAAGAGAAACCAGTTTTATCTTCAGTTGAAAACACACCACAAGGTAAGTACACTCTACCTATGGTTATTAATAAACTCAAGTTATTGTTGGCCGGGGAGTTACACCTGGAAGAAGACGAAATTGATGAGGATAGTCAGTTTGTAGATCTGGGATTAGATTCTATTGTAGGGGTTACTTTTATCCGTAAGATCAATGAGCTATATCATATTTCATTACAAGCTACTATCGTTTATAGTTATTCTACACTTTCAGCTTTGAGTACTTATGTATTGAAAGAAACTAGGCAACAGGAAAAAGAAGTTATTGTATCAATTGAGTCATCAGTTTCTACTATTACTTCAACCAAAACAGTACTTAGTAATGAAAAGCAACCAAACATACTATCAGATTTAAGACAATTATTAGCCAAGGAGTTACACCTGGAAGAAGAAGAGATTGATGAAGATAGCCAGTTTGTAGACCTGGGACTGGACTCCATTGTAGGCGTTACTTTTATCCGTAAGATTAATGAAATGTTCGGTATTTCATTACAGGCAACTATTGTTTATAGCTATGCTACATTATCCACATTAAGCGAGCATATACAACAAGAATTAGGAATTCAAATAGAGGAAGTGAGTAGTCCAACTGTTGATTTTCTACAGAAAGAAAAAAGAAGACAGGTAAAACAGGTCGTAAGAAAAGAACTTCGCTCGTGGCGAAAAGATACTTCATTGCATAATACTTTATTAAGAACAGATAAAGGTGTTTCAGGAGCTATAGCTATTATCGGTATGTCTGGTCAGTTTCCCAAGGCAGAAAATGTTGATGTATTCTGGCAGAATATAGCTGGAGGCAAGGATTGCATCAGTGAGATACCTGAGGGACGCTGGGATATTGATAAATACTATGAAGATGGGGATGCTGTCCCGGGAAAGACCTATAGCAAATGGATGGGAGCACTGGACGGGTATGATCTATTTGACCCTATGTTTTTTAATATCTCACCAGTAGAAGCCGAGAGTATGGATCCGCAACAGCGGTTGTTTTTACAATCTTGTTGGCATACTATAGAGCATTCAGGTTACAATCCACATGCATTTTCAGGTAGTAAATGCGGGGTATATGTCGGATGTGCTTATGGTGATTATCAAATGTTATCAAGAGAAGATCAATTAAGTGCTCAAGGTTTTACGGGAGGTTCTACTTCAATTCTGGCAGCTCGTATTTCTTACTTTTTAAATTTACAAGGTCCTTGTATATCAATGGATACAGCTTGTTCTTCTTCATTAGTAGCTATTGCCAATGCATGTGATGCTTTGGTGTCGGGTAGTATTGATGCTGCTTTGGCTGGAGGAGTTTATGTAATGGCTGGTCCGGATATGCATATTAAAGCAGCGCAATCCGGTATGCTTTCTCCAGATGGTAAATGCCATACTTTTGATCAGCAGGCCAATGGTTTTGTACCTGGCGAAGGAGTTGGAGCGGTTATGCTCAAAAGAGTAGAGGATGCCGAAAAAGATGGAGATAATATCCTCGGAGTGATCAGGGGTTGGGGTGTTAATCAGGATGGAAAGACCAATGGTATTACAGCTCCTAACACAGAATCACAGACCTTATTAGAGCAACAGGTATATGATCAGTTTCAAATAGACCCAAATAATATCCAGTTGATAGAGACTCATGGTACTGGTACCAAGTTAGGAGACCCTATCGAGATAGAAGGACTGCATAAGGCCTTTAAAAAATATACCCAGGAAAAAGAATATTGTGCCTTGGGTTCAATAAAGAGTAATATAGGACACTGTTTAACCGCAGCCGGAGTAGCAGGGGTTATTAAGGTACTACAATCCTTAAAACATCAGCAGTTACCACCCACTATAAATTTTGAACAGCTAAACGAACATATCAATCTGGATGATAGTCCGTTTTATGTAAACACTAAACTTAGAGACTGGAAGGTTGAAGAAGGTCAACAACGGCAAGCGGCGATCAGTTCTTTTGGATTTAGTGGCACTAATGCACATTTGGTATTAGAAGAATATGTTCCTGAGCCTAGGATAGCAGATCAAAAACCGGTTCAGGTTGTTAGACAAGATGAAGCACTTATGATCCCGTTATCAGCCCGATCAGAAGAACAGCTACAACAAAAGGCATCTGATCTGTTAAGTTTTGTTAAAGAAAAGAAAGGATCTCTGAGTTTGTTAGAAATGTCATTTACCCTTCAGGTAGGCAGGGAAGCTATGGAAGAACGTCTTGGATTTATGATAAGTGAGGTGAATCAACTGATAGAAAAACTTCAGGATTACATCCAGGGTAAGGAGAATATCAATGGTGTATATCGAGGGCAGGTAAAACGAAATAGAGAAGGTCTACGTATCATCAGCAATGATGACGATATGAAAGAAACCATTGTAGATAACTACATAGATCAAAGGAAATTATCGAAATTACTGGATTTATGGGTTAAAGGTCTGGATTTGGATTGGAACAAGCTTTACGGTGATCATAAACCTAATCGTATCAACTTACCATTGTATCCATTTGCCAGAGAACGATACTGGGTTGATAGTGTTGAAGAAAAGAATATTTATGCAAATGGAATCACAGTATCATCCATTTTACATCCATTATTACACACAAACACTTCAGATTTTAGTAAGCAGAGTTATAGCGCTACATTTAGTGGAGAAGAATTTTTTCTAAAAGACCACCGGGTTTTTAACCAGAAAGTCCTTCCAGGAGTGGCATATCTCGAAATGGCCCGCACTGCTATTGAAAAATCTATGCCTTCACCTATAAAATCTGCCATTTTGGAGTTGAACAATATCATTTGGATTCAACCTTTTGCTATAATAGATCAGAAGAAACAAATAAATATAGCCCTGTTTTTAGATGATTCGAATTCTGAACAGTACCCACAAATAGATTACGAAATCTATAGTCATAATAAGGAAGAAGACATCATACATCTTCAAGGGAAAGCGATCTTTAGTGATCAAACAATTCCAGAAAAAATTGATATTGATCAACTTAGAGATCAAATGACAGTTGGAAAGCTAGCGCAAAACAATATTTATAACGCTTTTGCCCAAATGGGACTTCATTACGGACTCGCACATCAAGGGATACAAGTAATCTACCAAGGAGAAAGGCAAGTGCTGGCCAACTTAAACTTGCCAGAAACAGTTAAAAATGAACAAAATAATTATCTATTACATCCTAGTTTAATGGATAGTGCTCTGCAGGCCACTATTGGCTTATTCCAGAATCTGAACCAAATTCCAGAAGAACCATTGCTCCCTTTTGCACTAGGGTCTTTATGTATAATCTCTGCTTGTACCCCAGAAATGGTAGTCTGGGCACGGTATGCTAAGGGTAGTAAATCTGGGGATAAACTTATTAAAGTAGATCTTGATCTATGTGATCAGGAAGGAAATATATGTGTACAAATTAGAGAGATGGCTTTTCGTGTTATGAAAAACGAGAAAGAGCCAATGAATACAACAACTGGTGATTTATTGAGCAGAACTGTTAATGGGACATCAACTTTTAATGATGCCTATTATCAAAGCCTTATCCAAAGTGTATTAAAAAAAGAGCTTTCTGATGAAGAGGCTGTGGAATTAGTTTAACACTGAATTTTCGAGAAAAATTTGAAAGAAAAGATGAAGGAAAACCTAAAAAAAATATTCCAAGATATTTCCAAAGGAAAACTTACACAAACTGAAGCATTAGAAAAAATTAAAACTATAAAGTTACAAGAACAAGGTAAAGTTATAGGAACAATGCTCTATACTCCGGTTTGGAGAAAAAATATGCCAGTATCTGAAAGTGAAATACAATATACTGAACATCATATCATTTTATGCGAAGTACCTAAGTTAAAGGAGAATGAAATAAAAAGGCTACTCCCAGGTTGCCATTTTATAAGTTTATCCTCAGGAGAAGATCAAAGTATTGCCGATCGATATGAGAGTCATGCTATGTCCTGTTTTGACTATCTCCAACAGATACTTTCAAATAAACCTTATGGCAACATACTGATTCAAATAGTCGTAGGTAATGATATAGAACAGGTTGTTTTTATGGGGCTTTCGGGCTTGTTACAAACAGCTACTCTTGAGAATCCAGTACTGAAAGGGCAAATCATACGTACTCATTTTGATATAGGGGCAAAAGAACTTTCTTTACAGCTTCAGGAAAATGTATCGAGTTTTGAGGATCATCAGATTAAATATGATCAGAATATCCGTTATGTTTTGAAAAGAGAAGAAATACAAGCGAGTGATGTAAATCCTAAAATAGCATTCAAAGACCGTGGCGTATATCTTATTACCGGAGGGATGGGAGGTTTAGGGATTTTATTCACCAAAGAAATCCTAAAACAAACCACTCATTCCAGAGTTATTGTAACTGGTCGTTCTGCATTAACAACAGAGAGAAAAGTAATCCTTGAAGCATTACCAGTACGTAACAATACAGTTGAATATCGACAATTGGATTTAAGTAATTTAGAACAGGTAAACCAACTTATAATTACTATATCCAAAGAGTATAAACAATTAAATGGTATTCTCCATTGTGCTGGTATGACCTCTGATAATTTCATTGTT is a window encoding:
- a CDS encoding SDR family NAD(P)-dependent oxidoreductase, coding for MKFELLKIYQDVSSGKLTQKEALEKIKVVKQQNAEETRSVLLAKSDWTPVVLDVSSNDEIEYEQYHLILCEISHLKEKHINSSLSPSKVWNFRIDQEQHISKRFSEYALSCFELIQNILINKPEGKVLIQLVVPNEGEQIILAGLSGLLKTAALENPLIIPQLLLIDPKIQANDLALQLKDNQSNPDDQLIKYEQGIRYVLKREEIYATEVHSKIAFKDQGVYLITGGMGGLGLLFTKEILKQTTRSRIILTGRSVLTAEKKVLLEALPSRDNKVEYYQLELDNAKEVNKVISGIVKEKGGLNGILHCAGMTSDNFIIKKTSEEFIRVLSPKVSGAYNLDQSSKDIDLDFIVLFSSVASQLGNVGQSDYAAANGFMDEFAIYRNQEVARGHRMGHTLSINWPLWEEGGMQINRENQEALRKKYGMYPMPATTGIDAFYKTLELGYGQALVVEGNSTQIRRAFLENREEKAKPVLASSHNEQQAVSTVNTENLQGKTEKYLCDQFAILLKLASHKIDSNAPLEKYGIDSILAMSLTDQLEKTFGSLPKTLFFEYQTIQELAEYFSKSHTSQLSKLFISGKKVQKKEIEETSKKETGSISKIQLNRRRRIVTPKGTDKLIQSDPIVIVGLSGRYPESVNIASYWENLREGRDCITEVPKDRWDWRDYYSDNRTKTGRHYSKWGGFISGVDEFDPRFFNISPREATSIDPQERLFLEHVWMAIEDAGYTRSSLQIPHKDGLPGQVGVYVGMMYSEYQLFGAEASMQGNPTAISGSYASIANRVSYFLNLHGPSMTLDTMCSSSLTAIHLACQDLKEGRTDLGIAGGVNVSVHPNKYLMLSTGQFISSDGHCQSFGEGGDGYIPGEGVGTVILKRLSEAKRDGNHIYGVIKGSSLNHGGKTNGYSVPNPKAQASAIHQALAASGTDPRHISYIEAHGTGTKLGDPIEISALTKAFEGDNDSIKTGYCQIGSAKSNIGHCESAAGIAGLTKVLLQMRYRQIVPSLHSNRLNPHIDFDKTPFIVNQKLRDWDAPVLDGKELPRIAGISSFGAGGSNAHLIIEEYTDSDVFSFNGSESDFMIPLSAKKPLQLEQKVRDLLDFIHFSIASGDSLDLGAMAYTFQVGRESMDERVGFMVSSVDELTQKLESYLKDTDNITGIYRGQVKRDRDLLSGYTTGGLDIEQMVQQWIKDRNYSFVIEVWSKGQDIDWQELYLNTHPKLISLPTYPFARERYWIDIVDTKASVQGKVTSVLHPLLHRNISDLSYQIYSSTFRGDEFYISGSQDRELPVSVYLEMARAAIADSLPNKEKSTTIEFRDIVWIGPLSIQEDLRVDIALLPQTKDIINFEIYGQEGEEELIYCQGSSIVSTESSKAILDIAMLKKQIGNEGIRSAYGLPLSEVVSVYHNSTQLLIQLTLPESLPSSEEAYRLHPMMLENALQLGSRLFFGDGQSLTPMGIASLEVIDSCTREMFVWLRPSNQAGTLDIDLCNKQGEVCVQVRGVGYEGEVEILEEAPVSEHKVSEVSLPTEEVMMLPKELPIPIRVLHTTDDTIISSGEGFDKVSVSKPANISLKSLNAIKSEDIPPRVTPKAKFTLDHTAGHALEASNASKAISSIKLYDRSQGVYSLDIDTKTGNTLSKELIEELVHSLDYVKTLPLLKVLIVRGTGETFLQGDREAYNESITQGLYQSIASFPYPIIAEMQGDAMGSGFLLGALCDFMVCSEESRYSYTDVTGGLFPARKEESLFGERFGDVLSRDFLYRFGVSTGATLKKRGWSVPIVASNKVNQYTEDLVRSLSEKPVTSLGLLKQHLGRDLEKQVAGLLKVNTFKIEDEFTGSDNRITTQSKYLQLDAPVSGVLSIRIDTGDKNYKLKTLISGLEDILKQVGELDSHKILVLSSTAKDFLSVSKLSSSVEEIKQFQNLLINAPVPVIAAFEGNARDIGWLLGQCCDVCIYHTDGVYSASGLVGVPELGNLSLPFFVRGLGDYLAQEVLLTSREYSGLELQQQIGSVLISADPITEALDQAGYWSSLPIEVIRDWKKDQGAATRLVLDKLPTWLDKENKDAAKKLPEVVTAIGLTSEVIKTTVHPEGIVEIKMQDREARNMFSDAFIEGMIEVFDHIAASSLYKVVILTGYDSYFASGGTKESLLAIQKGKAKFTDTKIFQLALDCNIPVIASMQGHGIGAGWSMGMFSDFPILSTESHYVSPYMNYGFTPGAGSTLIFPERIGYDLARGTLLTGIEYPGQALKKKGVSLPVVSRKEIGAFAFALARELTRNTRGSLIAFKHQMTRDIKDHIEDICARELTMHDETFVGHLDTLGLIEDNFNTTSSTKNQQLIKEKPVLSSVENTPQGKYTLPMVINKLKLLLAGELHLEEDEIDEDSQFVDLGLDSIVGVTFIRKINELYHISLQATIVYSYSTLSALSTYVLKETRQQEKEVIVSIESSVSTITSTKTVLSNEKQPNILSDLRQLLAKELHLEEEEIDEDSQFVDLGLDSIVGVTFIRKINEMFGISLQATIVYSYATLSTLSEHIQQELGIQIEEVSSPTVDFLQKEKRRQVKQVVRKELRSWRKDTSLHNTLLRTDKGVSGAIAIIGMSGQFPKAENVDVFWQNIAGGKDCISEIPEGRWDIDKYYEDGDAVPGKTYSKWMGALDGYDLFDPMFFNISPVEAESMDPQQRLFLQSCWHTIEHSGYNPHAFSGSKCGVYVGCAYGDYQMLSREDQLSAQGFTGGSTSILAARISYFLNLQGPCISMDTACSSSLVAIANACDALVSGSIDAALAGGVYVMAGPDMHIKAAQSGMLSPDGKCHTFDQQANGFVPGEGVGAVMLKRVEDAEKDGDNILGVIRGWGVNQDGKTNGITAPNTESQTLLEQQVYDQFQIDPNNIQLIETHGTGTKLGDPIEIEGLHKAFKKYTQEKEYCALGSIKSNIGHCLTAAGVAGVIKVLQSLKHQQLPPTINFEQLNEHINLDDSPFYVNTKLRDWKVEEGQQRQAAISSFGFSGTNAHLVLEEYVPEPRIADQKPVQVVRQDEALMIPLSARSEEQLQQKASDLLSFVKEKKGSLSLLEMSFTLQVGREAMEERLGFMISEVNQLIEKLQDYIQGKENINGVYRGQVKRNREGLRIISNDDDMKETIVDNYIDQRKLSKLLDLWVKGLDLDWNKLYGDHKPNRINLPLYPFARERYWVDSVEEKNIYANGITVSSILHPLLHTNTSDFSKQSYSATFSGEEFFLKDHRVFNQKVLPGVAYLEMARTAIEKSMPSPIKSAILELNNIIWIQPFAIIDQKKQINIALFLDDSNSEQYPQIDYEIYSHNKEEDIIHLQGKAIFSDQTIPEKIDIDQLRDQMTVGKLAQNNIYNAFAQMGLHYGLAHQGIQVIYQGERQVLANLNLPETVKNEQNNYLLHPSLMDSALQATIGLFQNLNQIPEEPLLPFALGSLCIISACTPEMVVWARYAKGSKSGDKLIKVDLDLCDQEGNICVQIREMAFRVMKNEKEPMNTTTGDLLSRTVNGTSTFNDAYYQSLIQSVLKKELSDEEAVELV